Genomic DNA from Petrotoga sibirica DSM 13575:
CTGTTTTAAAGTTATCATTAGAGGGCATGGTTTTGCAGCAATTGTTTCCTTTTTCAACCGCTTTAGGGGTTGTCAACCTTTTGAGCAAAGTAGCGGCATAGGCACTGCCCTTCTCGCTAATTGTGTAGTATGTCCATTTCCCTTCCTTCCTGCTCTCTGCAACCCCTGATTCAACCAGAATTTTCATGTGGTAGGAAAGTCCCGACTGCCCCAAATTCAACTGTTCTTGCAAAACACAAGCGCATTTTTCACCGCTACGAAGTAGTTGCAGTATTCGCAGACGTGTTTCATCGCAAAACGCTTTAAATACTTTTGCCTGTTCTTCATAAACAGTTGCCAACTTAATCACCTCATATCAAAATTATTTGATATGATACTATTATATACATCATATCAAATTTTGTCAATGTGTTTGAAAAAGTTTTC
This window encodes:
- a CDS encoding ArsR/SmtB family transcription factor; the encoded protein is MATVYEEQAKVFKAFCDETRLRILQLLRSGEKCACVLQEQLNLGQSGLSYHMKILVESGVAESRKEGKWTYYTISEKGSAYAATLLKRLTTPKAVEKGNNCCKTMPSNDNFKTEKHIEII